Part of the Streptomyces antimycoticus genome, GGTCCTTGATCGAGCCGGTCGGGTTGCGGTCCTCCAGCTTGGCCCAGATCCGTACGTCGGAGGAGGGCGAGAGCCGCGGCAGCCGGACGAGCGGCGTATTGCCGACCGCGGCCAGCGGGCTGTCGTACCGCATCAGACCATGCCCGCGCGTCGCCCGGCCGCCACCTCAGCGGGACGGGGCTCCGCCCCGAGAGCCCCACCTGCGACGGCGGGGAGAATCGTCACGTTGTCGCCGTCCGAGAGCTTGGTGGAGATGCCGTCGAGGAAGCGGACGTCCTCGTCGTTCAGATACACGTTGACGAAGCGGCGCAGCTCACCGCCGTCGACCAGGCGCTCCTGGATCCCGGCGTGCCGGGTCTCGAGGTCGGTGAAGAGCTCGGCGAGCGTGGTCCCGCTGCCCTCGACCGCCTTCTGGCCGTCGGTGTAGGTGCGGAGGATGGTCGGGATGCGGACCTCGATGGCCATTCTTAAGCTCCTGTCGGAGGGCGGGGTGGACTCCCGGGCCGGAGCGGCCGGGAGGGCGTCGTCGAAGGGCGTCGGGGCGTCTCGGGCGCGCGCTCAGGCGGCCACGGCGCGGCGCGGACACATCGCGCTGGCGAGCCGGCACAGGTCGACGTGGAGCCGCGCCACGAGCAGCATGCCCGGCGTCTTCTCGCTCACGTCATCGAAAACCATGGACTCATCGTATCGATTCCCGGTCCGGCCTCGGGTAGGTCATCCCATAATACGGATGGGTAACGACCACGATACGAGACGCGCAGGCCATTCAGCCGCCCGGGACGATCTCGACCTCTTCCTCGGTGACCTCGCCGTCCACGATCCGGAAGGACCGGAACTGGACGGGTCCCTCGTCATTGCCGCATTCGGCCGTGGAGACCAGGACGTAGTGGGCACCGGGCTCATTGGCGTAGGAGATATCGGTACGGGAGGGGTAGGCCTCGGTGGCGGTGTGCGAGTGGTAGATGACGACCGGCTCCTCGTCCCGGTCGTCCATCTCGCGGTAGAGCTTGAGCAGGTCACCCGAGTCGAACTCGTAGAAGGTGGGCGAGCGGGCAGCATTCAGCATCGGGATGAACCGCTCGGGGCGGCCGCTTCCGGCCGGGCCCGCGATCACGCCACATGCCTCGTCGGGGTGGTCGGCGCGGGCGTGCGCGACGATCTTGTCGTGAAGCGCCTGGGTGATGGTCAGCATGAGCACACAATAGGAAAGAAAAAGGGGGCGGCGCGCAGCGCCCCGGTTGAGGGTGGTGGCGGGAGACGGGCGGGCGGGCTCCGGACAGTGGTCCGGAGCCCGCCTGCTGAGATACAGCGCCCGAAGGGCGATACGGCTTACTTGCGCGCGTACTCCGGCTCCGCCTCGGCGCGGGCACCCGGCTGGCCACCCTCGCGCGACTTCAGCAGGAACCAGCCGATCACCAGGAGGACGGCCCAGCCGGCACCCACGTACAGACAGACCCGGGCGTCCTTGTCGTACGCGATCAGGCCGGTCACGATGATCAGGAAGATCAGCGCCACCCAGCTGAAGGCCGCGCCGCCCGGGGCCGGGAAGGACGAGGCCGGCAGCCGGCCGGAGGTCACCGCCTTGCGGTACTTGATATGGCTGAGCAGGATCATCGCCCAGGCCCAGATGCCCGCGGCCGTGGCCACCGAGGTGACGTACTCGAACGCCTTCTCCGGGACGACGTAGTTGAGGACCACGCCGATGCCCATCAGCATCACCGAGACGGTGATGCCGATGGCCGGGGTCTTGCGGGCGTTGAGCATCCCGAAGGCCCGCGGGGCCTCGTTGTTGGCGGCCAGGCCGCGCAGCATCCGGCCGGTGGAGTACATCCCGGAGTTACAGGAGGACAGGGCCGCGGTGAGCACGACGAAGTTGACGATGCCGGCCGCGAACGGGATGCCGATCTTGGAGAAGGCATGCACGAAGGGGCTCTCGCCGGCCGAGAACTCGGTCCACTTGACGACGGCGAGCAGCAC contains:
- a CDS encoding MoaD/ThiS family protein, which encodes MAIEVRIPTILRTYTDGQKAVEGSGTTLAELFTDLETRHAGIQERLVDGGELRRFVNVYLNDEDVRFLDGISTKLSDGDNVTILPAVAGGALGAEPRPAEVAAGRRAGMV
- a CDS encoding putative leader peptide translates to MVFDDVSEKTPGMLLVARLHVDLCRLASAMCPRRAVAA
- a CDS encoding Mov34/MPN/PAD-1 family protein produces the protein MLTITQALHDKIVAHARADHPDEACGVIAGPAGSGRPERFIPMLNAARSPTFYEFDSGDLLKLYREMDDRDEEPVVIYHSHTATEAYPSRTDISYANEPGAHYVLVSTAECGNDEGPVQFRSFRIVDGEVTEEEVEIVPGG